Proteins co-encoded in one Fusarium fujikuroi IMI 58289 draft genome, chromosome FFUJ_chr06 genomic window:
- a CDS encoding related to exosome complex exonuclease yields the protein MASTKGLTRTTFAKLSPHPYLLASLDPASDDIRPARSNGRARNESRKPTVNLASLSHAHGSAVVRVGDTTVICGVRGETILTPNIPNYRASNTETELKDYDLLVPNIELATGCAPQFLPGGPPSTLAQTLSTRIYSLLHSSRIIKPDDLRIWHTPLSEDLEDHMEEDGEDTSNENRSVVAYWVLYIDIFFISFDGNPFDAAWAATMAALRNTKLPGARYDIDREMVICSHKQARPLNITNIPIACTAVVFTGKETDRPTDGRFWLLVDPDRLEESLCDESVTVVVDCKDGDLKLLSISKHGGTALTPQFLTSEQFLGWASKRWEEFNAAITQS from the coding sequence ATGGCCTCCACTAAGGGACTGACAAGGACGACTTTCGCCAAGCTGTCGCCTCATCCGTATCTACTTGCCAGCCTCGATCCCGCCTCTGATGATATTCGCCCAGCTCGAAGCAATGGACGAGCCCGAAACGAATCTCGCAAGCCAACAGTCAACTTGGCGAGCTTGTCACACGCTCACGGCAGTGCTGTTGTTCGTGTCGGCGACACTACCGTCATTTGCGGTGTACGAGGCGAGACCATCTTAACACCCAACATCCCGAATTATCGTGCCTCCAATACCGAGACCGAGTTGAAAGACTACGACCTCCTGGTGCCCAACATTGAGCTTGCTACGGGTTGCGCTCCTCAGTTTCTCCCAGGTGGTCCACCAAGCACTCTTGCCCAGACTCTCAGCACACGCATATACTCCCTTCTTCACAGCTCCAGAATCATCAAGCCTGATGACCTGCGAATATGGCACACACCACTATCAGAAGACCTCGAAGATCAcatggaggaggatggagaggACACAAGCAACGAGAACCGATCCGTTGTGGCTTACTGGGTGCTCTACATTGATATCTTTTTCATCTCCTTCGATGGAAACCCGTTCGATGCTGCATGGGCCGCTACAATGGCTGCGCTACGAAACACGAAGCTTCCTGGAGCGCGATACGACATCGACCGAGAGATGGTCATCTGCTCCCACAAACAGGCCCGACCTCTCAACATCACGAACATTCCAATCGCATGCACAGCAGTTGTCTTTACCGGCAAAGAAACTGACCGACCCACTGACGGCAGGTTCTGGCTCCTCGTTGACCCAGACAGACTTGAAGAGTCACTCTGCGACGAAAGTGTAACGGTCGTGGTGGACTGCAAAGACGGGGATCTTAAGCTCTTGTCCATCTCCAAGCATGGAGGAACTGCATTGACGCCCCAGTTCCTTACGTCAGAGCAGTTCTTAGGCTGGGCTTCAAAGCGATGGGAAGAGTTCAACGCGGCCATCACCCAATCATAG
- a CDS encoding related to rab geranylgeranyl transferase component A — MESLSDTLWDVVISGTGLQQSLLALALSRSGKNILHVDPNDFYGGSEAAFSLQETDQWAEKNRLTDPSRLFFSAEVTRDADALGATRSYSLALAPQLIHSRSKLVTQLVDSKAFRQIEFLAVGSFYIFQPSSDSSSTPSLSRIPSTREDVFSNKSIPARSKRSLMKFLKFVLDFDSELNIGTWQARADEELAQFLASEFKLDATLQSYIITLTLSHDGKISVKDGLTAINRHMTSMGVFGSGFAAVYPKWGGLSEVAQVGCRAAAVGGAIYMLGSGIKNLKRSEQPDAPLELSFTNDIDVKTKLVVQGADAADSSSIRISRLTAVTKSNLSPVFELLTDGAPTPAVAVVAFPSSIVTIEDQSPHEFPVYAMVHSSDTGECPSGQYVIYLSTVYTTSAKSVLKKALSSLIAAVSKDHNASLPIYQVYYEQSGGLNSLSVDGDIATFSLPSLGLAFDDSILDSVHEAWKLINAQSEGTSADYMQFEDREGGVDDDPFD; from the exons atGGAATCCCTCTCAGACACCCTATGGGATGTAGTGATCAGCGGCACTGGGCTACAACAGTCCCTCCTCGCCCT AGCTTTGTCGCGTTCAGGCAAGAATATTCTACACGTCGACCCCAACGACTTCTACGGAGGCAGCGAAGCCGCGTTCAGCCTTCAGGAGACAGATCAGTGGGCTGAGAAGAATCGATTGACAGACCCATCGCGGTTGTTCTTTTCTGCGGAGGTGACGCGAGATGCGGACGCTTTAGGTGCTACACGATCCTATAGCTTGGCTCTCGCGCCGCAGCTGATACATTCGCGGTCGAAGCTGGTGACTCAGCTCGTCGACTCGAAAGCATTTCGGCAGATTGAATTTCTCGCTGTCGGTTCCTTCTACATCTTCCAGCCCTCTTCAGATTCCTCGTCCACACCGTCGCTCAGCCGGATACCATCGACCCGCGAAGATGTCTTCTCCAACAAGTCCATTCCAGCTCGGTCCAAGCGGTCCCTGATGAAGTTCCTCAAGTTTGTGCTTGACTTTGATTCGGAACTGAATATCGGTACATGGCAGGCACGTGCTGATGAGGAGCTGGCACAGTTTCTGGCCTCCGAGTTCAAGCTCGATGCTACACTTCAATCCTACATCATCACACTGACGCTGAGTCACGATGGGAAAATATCGGTCAAAGATGGCTTAACCGCCATCAACCGCCATATGACATCGATGGGCGTTTTCGGTTCTGGCTTCGCTGCAGTCTATCCCAAATGGGGTGGATTGTCAGAGGTGGCTCAAGTGGGCTGCCGTGCTGCTGCGGTTGGCGGTGCAATATATATGCTGGGATCTGGCATCAAGAACCTGAAACGATCAGAACAACCCGATGCTCCGCTGGAGCTCTCATTCACGAATGATATCGACGTCAAGACCAAATTGGTGGTCCAAGGCGCCGATGCAGCTGACTCTAGCAGTATTCGAATCAGCAGGCTCACAGCGGTCACAAAGTCAAACTTGTCTCCGGTCTTTGAACTGCTTACTGATGGCGCTCCCACACCCGCTGTCGCAGTGGTGGCATTTCCTTCGAGCATTGTCACTATTGAGGACCAAAGCCCTCACGAGTTTCCAGTCTATGCTATGGTACACTCAAGCGACACTGGGGAGTGCCCTTCTGGACAAT ATGTTATATATCTCAGCACTGTCTATACCACATCAGCGAAATCAGTCCTCAAAAAGGCTCTTTCGTCTCTGATTGCCGCTGTTTCCAAGGACCACAATGCGTCCTTGCCGATCTACCAGGTGTACTACGAACAGAGCGGTGGATTAAACTCTTTGAGCGTAGATGGAGACATTGCTACATTTTCCCTCCCGTCGCTGGGTCTAGCATTTGATGATTCCATCCTTGACTCTGTTCATGAGGCTTGGAAATTGATTAATGCTCAGTCCGAGGGCACATCTGCTGATTACATGCAGTTCGAAGATCGAGAGGGTGGAGTGGATGATGATCCCTTCGACTAG
- a CDS encoding related to multidrug resistance protein fnx1, whose protein sequence is MRNSSLTAQDPEALDPSQQSNSENDTLEPREDQPLLQAPDEDSWKPPRGFVWIQLAIMSNVFLYGLDSTITAATYAVISSEFDAANTASWLTTSYLVTSTAFQPLYGRVSDIFGRRLCFFISTITFAFGCLGCGVANNIIFLNVMRALTGFGGGGLMTMATIVNSDMIPFRKRGMYQALQNGIYGFGAISGASFGGSIADHIGWRWCFLFQVPVSIMALIIGALVVSDQSGGFSLDGSLGTVWHRVDFSGSLLLVVAISVQLVGLSLGGNELPWGSPWVIGALIGSVFLFGLFLVVEEKTSAIPVIPLRLLQGRLPIATQCANVCAGMAAYGYLFMLPLFFQVVLLDSATTAGARLAIPSLATPIGGLIAGVVMSRWGKLLALVRTGALLMVVGNGLVTLLQFQDSKWKYFVYVFPANLGQGIIYPGILFTSLASFDHADHAVTASTVYLIRSLGTVWGVSVTSAIVQTTLSVRLPDALSDVADKWRVIEQIRHSVDYIRQLPPDVQLRARLVYYHGLRYAFGASTAVALLGLCAALIASGTGLRTTHK, encoded by the exons ATGAGGAACTCGTCTCTCACAGCCCAGGATCCTGAAGCATTGGACCCTTCACAGCAAAGCAACAGTGAAAATGATACCCTGGAGCCTCGTGAGGATCAACCGCTACTTCAAGCTCCCGACGAAGACAGTTGGAAACCTCCTCGTGGGTTCGTCTGGATTCAGTTGGCCATTATGTCGAATGTATTCCTCTACGGCCTCGATAGTACCATCACCGCCGCCACCTATGCCGTCATCAGCTCTGAGTTCGATGCCGCAAACACAGCCTCATGGTTGACTACATCGTATCTTGTCACTAGCACAGCGTTCCAGCCTCTCTATGGCAGGGTATCTGATATCTTTGGGCGACGACTGTGTTTCTTCATTTCAACCATTACGTTTGCCTTTGGATGTCTTGGGTGTGGTGTTGCGAACAATATCATCTTTCTCAATGTCATGAGAGCATTGACGGGCTTTGGCGGTGGAGGCTTGATGACAATGG CCACTATTGTCAATTCGGACATGATTCCTTTTAGGAAGCGCGGCATGTACCAAGCTCTTCAGAACGGCATCTATGGCTTTGGAGCTATTTCTGGAGCTTCCTTTGGTGGCTCGATTGCCGACCATATTGGCTGGAGATGGTGTTTTCTCTTTCAGGTGCCTGTATCAATCATGGCCCTGATCATTGGAGCTCTAGTCGTCTCTGATCAATCTGGAGGTTTTTCGCTCGATGGCAGTCTAGGTACTGTCTGGCACAGAGTCGATTTCTCTGGGTCACTTCTCCTAGTCGTAGCTATCTCGGTTCAGCTTGTGGGACTCAGCCTGGGAGGAAACGAGCTTCCCTGGGGTAGTCCTTGGGTGATTGGAGCCCTGATTGGGAGCGTTTTCTTGTTTGGTCTTTTCCTCGTCGTTGAGGAAAAGACGAGTGCCATCCCGGTTATCCCCCTCCGTTTGCTGCAAGGAAGGCTACCTATTGCAACGCAGTGTGCAAACGTATGCGCAGGCATGGCTGCATATGGG TACCTTTTCATGCTTCCGCTTTTCTTTCAGGTTGTTCTGCTTGACTCGGCCACCACAGCCGGTGCTCGACTTGCAATTCCTTCACTGGCGACTCCAATTGGCGGCCTTATTGCTGGTGTAGTTATGTCTCGTTGGGGCAAACTGCTTGCTCTTGTGCGAACTGGAGCTCTGTTGATGGTGGTAGGCAACGGCTTGGTGACCTTACTCCAGTTTCAAGATTCGAAGTGGAAGTACTTTGTCTATGTCTTTCCCGCAAACCTTGGTCAAGGCATTATTTATCCCGGTATACTGTTTACTTCACTCGCCTCGTTCGACCACGCCG ATCACGCTGTCACGGCCTCGACAGTGTACCTCATCCGCTCACTAGGAACCGTCTGGGGCGTTTCAGTCACATCTGCCATCGTTCAGACTACACTCAGCGTTCGCCTGCCTGATGCATTGAGTGACGTAGCAGATAAATGGAGA GTTATTGAGCAAATCAGACACTCTGTCGACTATATCCGTCAATTACCTCCCGATGTGCAACTCAGGGCGCGTCTGGTTTACTATCATGGTTTGAGATATGCGTTTGGCGCCTCGACTGCCGTAGCCCTTCTAGGACTCTGTGCTGCCTTGATTGCCAGCGGAACTGGCCTTCGAACAACTCACAAGTAG
- a CDS encoding related to meiotic cohesin rec8 → MFYSHEILSNTQYGVATIWLVATVGKSNQKRLTRKAIQQVNVPKACETIIDPGAPLALRLQGNLLYGVSRVYAQQCRYMLSDAEKTQSDMMTFFRVMDTSETDPNAGKSKRHQITLQDNPSFDPLSTIPKLDLLASVDDLVLLSTKFSSQGSVSQMTPKTQGSSSSGRGNSLLNFDIPQSSHSGRSYRLPTDLDHDSPFAKPFHTQDPVEDFNPFGVDIANMPGLDLNFDLDGNLIEFGDMEPQLPPLPGTAAFEEQLQIQAANAGLNVENGPLEGDNVIIMGEAALPDAEPFPKRSVARKATSSAEPSSESVSTEEAKAPLRRQRRRRIRQMVDGKNHVAATEMRSWSMNYLDNMKANYKPRPVTTVAQARHNAKALLFDNGLAGIGRASSGAAHLLAEHFSGMALLAQLRGKNPEQEPEIVTRGRRRASAEAFEDEHNEARNVRQKLDHANELGRGVDCDMGAIMFGEDIAPEMGMDAAKGLEDRHSSSMAPWSRPPSAAPGSSIRGQGSAQKRFPVPSPLHARGSAIRPIERWSDQLGPQHGSDDLAMLRSQDSSIGDEGFMVDGEFGNGDDTQGSGAVIDASALDFLGYATSRVESKGYTRSCDQAGRRWIDFNTLTDELDDPANSKKFASEAFMHVLVLATKNVIAIEQDGIADKKPFGTIRIGLTLPQKEVEMADELA, encoded by the exons ATGTTCTATAGCCACGAGA TCCTCAGCAATACCCAGTATGGGGTTGCCACCATTTG GCTCGTTGCCACCGTGGGCAAGTCCAATCAAAAGCGGTTGACTCGCAAGGCAATTCAACAAGTCAACGTTCCCAAGGCATGTGAGACCATCATCGACCCAGGAGCCCCGTTGGCTCTACGTCTCCAGGGAAACCTCCTTTATGGAGTTTCTCGAGTCTATGCCCAGCAGTGCCGTTACATGCTCTCGGACGCTGAAAAGACACAATCTGACATGATGACCTTCTTTCGGGTTATGGATACAAGTGAAACGGACCCAAACGCGGGCAAATCAAA GCGGCATCAAATCACCTTGCAGGATAACCCGTCCTTTGATCCTTTGTCGACTATCCCAAAGCTCGACCTTTTGGCTAGCGTTGATGATTTGGTTCTTCTCTCGACAAAGTTTTCATCACAAGGCAGTGTCTCTCAAATGACTCCTAAGACTCAAGGTTCCAGCTCTTCAGGTCGGGGCAATTCACTGCTCAACTTCGACATTCCTCAGTCTTCGCATTCTGGCCGAAGTTACCGTCTCCCAACGGATCTTGACCATGATTCTCCTTTCGCAAAACCTTTTCATACGCAGGACCCTGTGGAGGACTTCAACCCGTTCGGCGTAGACATTGCAAATATGCCTGGTCTTGACCTCAACTTTGACCTCGACGGCAACCTCATTGAGTTCGGCGACATGGAACCACAACTCCCTCCCCTTCCTGGAACGGCGGCATTCGAAGAGCAACTCCAGATTCAAGCTGCCAACGCCGGCCTCAACGTCGAAAATGGACCCCTTGAAGGAGACAATGTGATCATCATGGGTGAAGCTGCCTTACCTGACGCTGAGCCTTTCCCCAAGCGCTCTGTTGCCAGAAAAGCAACTTCCTCGGCCGAGCCCAGCTCTGAATCAGTTTCGACTGAGGAAGCCAAAGCACCACTGAGACGACAAAGGCGACGTCGAATTCGCCAAATGGTCGACGGAAAGAACCATGTTGCTGCGACAGAGATGCGAAGCTGGTCTATGAACTATCTTGACAACATGAAGGCCAACTACAAACCCCGTCCTGTTACCACTGTCGCTCAGGCACGGCACAACGCGAAGGCTCTTCTTTTTGACAATGGGCTCGCGGGTATTGGTAGAGCTAGTTCAGGGGCGGCACACCTCCTCGCAGAACACTTCTCTGGTATGGCTCTCTTGGCACAGTTACGGGGAAAGAATCCTGAGCAAGAACCAGAAATTGTGACGCGAGGCCGCCGCCGTGCTTCTGCTGAAGCTTTTGAAGACGAGCACAATGAAGCACGGAATGTCCGTCAGAAGTTAGACCATGCCAACGAGCTTGGGCGTGGTGTTGATTGTGACATGGGTGCTATCATGTTTGGTGAAGACATTGCCCCAGAGATGGGAATGGATGCAGCAAAGGGTCTTGAAGATCGGCACTCCTCATCCATGGCTCCTTGGAGTCGTCCTCCCTCTGCTGCTCCTGGTTCGTCTATTCGGGGACAGGGTAGTGCACAGAAGAGATTCCCTGTTCCAAGTCCTCTGCATGCCCGCGGTAGTGCAATTCGCCCAATCGAGCGCTGGAGTGATCAGCTTGGGCCGCAACATGGCTCTGATGACTTGGCGATGCTCCGTTCTCAAGATTCTTCTATCGGCGATGAAGGATTCATGGTTGATGGCGAATTCGGCAATGGCGACGATACACAGGGCTCTGGTGCCGTCATTGATGCCTCTGCTCTTGACTTCTTAGGCTATGCCACTTCTCGTGTGGAGTCCAAGGGATATACTCGTTCTTGCGACCAAGCTGGCCGTCGCTGGATTGATTTCAATACTCTTACCGACGAGCTCGATGACCCTGCCAACTCCAAGAAGTTCGCATCGGAAGCTTTCATGCATGTTCTCGTTCTTGCAACTAAGAACGTCATTGCTATCGAGCAAGATGGGATTGCCGACAAAAAGCCCTTCGGCACCATCCGCATTGGCCTCACTCTTCCTCAGAAGGAGGTCGAAATGGCCGACGAGCTGGCCTAG